From the Cryptomeria japonica chromosome 2, Sugi_1.0, whole genome shotgun sequence genome, one window contains:
- the LOC131053531 gene encoding allene oxide synthase 1, chloroplastic, translating into MACSSYGGVQDVPGSYGLPIIGAIADRYDYFVKKGVEPFFRKRMEKYKSTVFRVNMPPGPPISRDPRVIILLDAKSFPILFDTSKVDKKNVFTGVYTPSTKFTGGYRVLSYLDPSEENHSKLKNFCLHVLKANATKWLPEFERATGDLWAKLDQQFAKSGEAEFNRENLQMCFNFLCRSVLGRDPADPGHASLGTEGPSYVLKWIGLQLAPIVSTGVLPKLLEEITIHALPLPFLLVRGDYKKVYDFFWTYGKQALDSAEQQFGLKRDEACHNLVFNICFNAFGGMLIFFPALIQRIAAAGRQLHADLAEEIRGSIKENRGLNMRALEGMALLRSTVYEVLRIEPPVPFQYGHAKEDLVVESHDGKYAVKKGEMLGGYQPFATRDPKVFHYPDDFLPRRFMGEEGEKLLKYVLWSNGPETEQTTVHNKQCAGKHFVVMISRLLVAHLFVHYDSFEINPSTTTKVVFTSLHKATS; encoded by the coding sequence ATGGCTTGTTCGAGCTATGGAGGAGTACAAGACGTCCCTGGAAGCTATGGCTTGCCTATCATCGGAGCCATTGCGGATCGCTACGACTACTTCGTAAAGAAAGGAGTAGAGCCTTTCTTCAGAAAGCGCATGGAGAAATACAAGAGCACCGTGTTCAGAGTGAACATGCCGCCTGGGCCGCCTATATCTCGCGATCCTCGAGTCATAATTCTGCTGGACGCCAAGAGCTTTCCCATACTGTTCGACACGAGCAAAGTGGACAAGAAGAATGTCTTCACGGGCGTCTACACGCCCAGCACAAAATTTACGGGCGGCTACCGGGTACTCTCGTATTTGGACCCTTCAGAAGAAAATCATAGCAAGCTCAAGAACTTCTGCCTCCATGTACTCAAGGCCAACGCAACCAAATGGCTTCCAGAATTCGAGCGGGCCACGGGAGATTTGTGGGCAAAGCTAGACCAACAATTTGCCAAGTCCGGCGAGGCCGAATTTAACAGGGAGAATCTGCAAATGTGTTTTAATTTTCTGTGCAGGTCGGTGCTGGGCAGAGACCCAGCAGATCCGGGGCATGCCAGCCTGGGAACGGAAGGGCCTAGTTATGTCCTCAAGTGGATTGGGCTTCAGCTCGCTCCCATTGTGAGCACGGGTGTGCTTCCTAAGTTGTTGGAGGAGATCACCATCCACGCGCTCCCTCTACCGTTCCTGCTTGTGCGTGGGGATTATAAAAAGGTCTACGATTTCTTCTGGACTTATGGCAAACAGGCGCTGGATTCGGCGGAGCAGCAGTTCGGGTTAAAGCGAGACGAGGCGTGCCATAATTTGGTGTTCAACATATGCTTCAACGCCTTCGGTGGAATGCTTATTTTTTTCCCCGCCCTCATACAACGTATTGCCGCCGCGGGCAGGCAGCTGCACGCAGATTTGGCAGAGGAAATAAGAGGTAGCATTAAAGAAAACAGAGGATTGAACATGAGAGCTCTGGAGGGCATGGCGTTGCTCCGTTCGACTGTGTATGAAGTGCTGAGGATCGAGCCGCCCGTGCCGTTCCAGTACGGGCATGCGAAAGAGGATTTGGTGGTGGAGTCGCACGATGGGAAATATGCGGTGAAGAAGGGAGAGATGCTTGGTGGGTATCAGCCCTTTGCAACCAGAGATCCCAAAGTGTTCCACTACCCCGATGACTTTCTTCCCCGGCGTTTCATGGGAGAGGAGGGGGAGAAACTGTTAAAATATGTGCTGTGGTCGAATGGGCCGGAGACCGAGCAGACGACGGTGCATAACAAGCAGTGTGCGGGGAAGCACTTCGTGGTGATGATATCACGCCTGCTGGTGGCGCATCTGTTCGTGCATTACGACTCCTTTGAGATCAACCCATCCACAACAACCAAAGTCGTTTTTACCTCGCTGCACAAGGCCACTTCTTAA